One window from the genome of Macaca fascicularis isolate 582-1 chromosome 7, T2T-MFA8v1.1 encodes:
- the LCMT2 gene encoding tRNA wybutosine-synthesizing protein 4 — MGPRNRERRAGAVQSTNDSSALSKRSLAARGYVQDPFAALLVPGAARRAPLIHRGYYIRARAVRHCVRAFLEQTGALHAARRAQILSLGAGFDSLYFRLKTAGRLARAAVWEVDFPNVARRKAERIGETPELCALTGPFQRGEPASALCFESADYCILGLDLRQLQRVDEALGAAGLDAASPTLLLAEAVLTYLETESAAALIAWAAQRFPNALFVVYEQMRPQDAFGQFMLQHFRQLNSPLHGLERFPDVEAQRRRFLQAGWTACGAVDMNEFYRCFLPAEERRRVENIEPFDEFEEWHLKCAHYFILAASRGDILSHTLVFPSSEAFPRLNPASPSGVFPASVVSSEGQVPNLKRYGHASVLLSPDVILSAGGFGEQEGRHCRVSQFHLLSRDGDSEWKGSQIGDCGTGVQWDGRLYHTMTRLSESRVLVLGGRLSPVSPALGVLQLHFCNSEDNNTQDLKVTITKAGPKNDSTLSCWRHSTTEVSYQNQEYLFVYGGRSVVEPVLSDWHFLHVETMAWVRIPVEGEVPEARHSHSACTWQGGALIAGGLGASEEPLNSVLFLRPTSWGFLWESIDIQPPITPRYSHTAHVLNGKLLLVGGVWIHSSSFPGVTVINLTTGLSSEYEIDTTYVPWPLMLHNHTSILLPEEQQLLLLGGGGNCFSFGTYFNPHTVTLDLSSLSAGQEGLDSYSGPTKVDNKVFHK; from the coding sequence ATGGGCCCCCGGAACCGCGAACGTCGGGCAGGCGCGGTACAGAGCACCAACGACAGCAGCGCCCTCAGCAAGCGTTCCCTGGCCGCGCGCGGGTACGTGCAGGACCCCTTTGCCGCGTTGCTGGTTCCGGGCGCGGCGCGCCGCGCACCGCTCATTCACCGAGGCTACTACATCCGCGCACGCGCCGTGAGGCACTGCGTGCGCGCCTTCTTGGAGCAGACTGGCGCGCTCCACGCCGCGCGTCGCGCGCAGATCTTGTCTCTAGGCGCCGGCTTCGACTCACTCTATTTTCGCTTGAAAACTGCGGGCCGCCTGGCCCGGGCTGCAGTCTGGGAGGTGGATTTTCCGAATGTGGCGCGGCGCAAAGCAGAGAGGATTGGAGAGACGCCAGAGCTGTGCGCGTTAACCGGGCCTTTCCAGCGTGGGGAGCCCGCGTCAGCGCTGTGCTTTGAGAGCGCAGACTACTGCATCCTGGGCCTGGACCTGCGGCAGCTCCAGCGAGTGGACGAGGCCCTGGGCGCCGCGGGGCTCGACGCAGCCTCACCCACTCTGCTCCTGGCCGAGGCGGTGCTGACCTACCTCGAGACGGAGAGTGCCGCGGCCCTCATCGCCTGGGCAGCGCAGCGTTTTCCTAATGCCCTTTTCGTGGTCTATGAGCAGATGAGGCCTCAAGACGCCTTTGGCCAGTTCATGCTGCAACATTTTCGGCAGCTAAACTCCCCCCTGCATGGCCTGGAGCGCTTTCCTGACGTGGAGGCGCAGCGGCGCCGCTTCCTTCAAGCTGGCTGGACTGCCTGTGGTGCCGTGGACATGAATGAATTCTATCGCTGCTTTCTCCCCGCAGAAGAGCGCCGGCGGGTGGAAAATATTGAACCCTTTGACGAATTTGAGGAGTGGCATCTGAAGTGCGCCCATTATTTCATTCTGGCAGCTTCTAGGGGAGACATCCTCTCCCACACCCTAGTGTTTCCATCTTCAGAGGCATTTCCTCGCCTAAATCCTGCTTCGCCTTCGGGGGTATTCCCTGCCAGTGTAGTCAGTAGCGAGGGCCAGGTCCCAAATCTGAAGAGATACGGCCACGCCTCTGTCCTCTTGAGCCCGGACGTAATTCTCAGTGCAGGAGGATTTGGAGAGCAGGAGGGGCGGCACTGCCGAGTGAGCCAGTTTCACTTGCTCTCAAGAGATGGTGACTCGGAATGGAAAGGCAGCCAAATAGGCGATTGTGggactggagttcagtgggaTGGACGCCTTTATCACACCATGACAAGACTCTCAGAGAGTCGGGTTCTGGTTCTGGGAGGGAGACTGTCCCCAGTAAGTCCAGCCTTAGGGGTTCTCCAGCTTCATTTTTGTAATAGTGAGGATAATAACACTCAGGACCTGAAAGTGACAATAACAAAGGCCGGCCCAAAGAACGATTCCACTTTGTCTTGTTGGCGGCATTCAACAACAGAAGTGTCCTATCAGAATCAGGAATATTTGTTTGTGTATGGGGGTCGAAGTGTGGTGGAACCTGTACTAAGTGACTGGCATTTCCTACATGTAGAGACAATGGCTTGGGTCAGGATCCCAGTGGAGGGAGAAGTGCCTGAAGCCCGGCATTCTCACAGTGCCTGCACTTGGCAAGGGGGAGCCCTTATTGCTGGAGGTCTCGGGGCTTCTGAGGAGCCATTGAACTCTGTGCTCTTTCTGAGACCAACCTCTTGGGGATTCCTCTGGGAGTCAATAGATATCCAGCCTCCCATTACCCCAAGGTACTCCCACACAGCTCATGTGCTCAATGGAAAGCTGTTACTGGTTGGAGGGGTCTGGATTCATTCCTCCTCATTTCCTGGAGTGACTGTTATCAATTTGACTACAGGATTGAGCTCTGAGTATGAGATTGACACAACCTATGTGCCATGGCCATTAATGTTACACAACCATACGAGTATCCTCCTTCCTGAAGAGCAACAGCTTCTGCTCCTTGGAGGTGGGGGGAACTGCTTTTCCTTTGGTACCTACTTCAACCCCCATACAGTCACATTAGACCTTTCTTCCTTAAGTGCTGGGCAGGAAGGACTGGACTCATATTCAGGACCCACGAAAGTAGACAATAAAGTTTTCCACAAATAG